The proteins below are encoded in one region of Aeromonas veronii:
- a CDS encoding transporter substrate-binding domain-containing protein: MKKITSVLLSALIGLGIASGTSQAADGSLDKIKARDKLIVGVFTDKPPFGYVDEKGNYVGFDTDLGRRFAKDLLGDENKVEFVAVEPASRIPFLQSDKVDLILANMTVTPERREVVDFTNPNLKVAVQVLVPEKSAAKGLDDLADKTLIVTTGTTADIWLTRNHPDWKVIKFEKNSESLQALAQGRGDAYAQDNLVLFSWAKENPGYRVLPEKLGSEDPIAPAVKKGNVELRDWVNARLAKLGEEKYLLKLYDQYVRDRLSADTDPNDVIVEGGKWQG, encoded by the coding sequence ATGAAAAAAATCACCTCTGTTCTGCTCAGCGCCCTCATTGGGCTCGGGATCGCCAGCGGCACCTCCCAGGCGGCGGACGGTTCCCTCGACAAGATCAAGGCCCGCGACAAACTCATCGTCGGGGTCTTCACCGACAAGCCCCCCTTCGGGTATGTGGACGAGAAGGGCAACTACGTCGGCTTCGATACCGATCTCGGCCGCCGTTTCGCCAAGGATCTCTTGGGGGACGAAAACAAGGTCGAATTCGTGGCGGTGGAACCCGCCAGCCGCATCCCCTTCCTGCAGAGTGACAAGGTGGATCTCATCCTCGCCAACATGACGGTGACCCCGGAGCGGCGCGAGGTGGTGGACTTCACCAACCCGAACCTCAAGGTCGCGGTACAGGTGTTGGTACCCGAAAAGAGCGCCGCCAAGGGGCTGGATGATCTGGCGGACAAGACCCTGATCGTCACCACCGGCACCACCGCCGACATCTGGCTGACCCGCAATCACCCGGACTGGAAGGTGATCAAGTTCGAGAAGAACTCCGAATCCCTGCAGGCCCTGGCCCAGGGTCGTGGTGACGCCTACGCCCAGGACAACCTGGTGCTGTTCAGCTGGGCCAAGGAGAACCCGGGTTATCGGGTGCTGCCCGAGAAGCTGGGCTCGGAAGACCCAATCGCACCGGCGGTGAAGAAGGGCAACGTCGAGCTGCGTGACTGGGTGAACGCTCGCCTCGCCAAGCTGGGGGAGGAGAAATACCTGCTCAAACTCTATGACCAGTACGTGCGAGATCGCCTGAGCGCCGATACCGATCCCAACGACGTGATAGTGGAAGGAGGCAAGTGGCAGGGTTGA
- a CDS encoding amino acid ABC transporter ATP-binding protein, with protein MTPLLELNAISKQFGQHRVLDGVSLTVNPGEVIVILGPSGCGKSTLLRTLNGLESIGSGEIRFDGEALDTHTDWQRLRQRIGMVFQSYHLFPNLTVQENVLLGPLRVQRRERAEALLQVEQLLNRVGLWEKRHAYPRELSGGQQQRIAIVRALCMNPQVMLFDEVTAALDPEMVQEVLAVIRDLAGSGMTLLIVTHELAFARAVADRIVFMDGGHILEQAAPQQFFENPRSQRARQFLDKFSYTHVIKRKESA; from the coding sequence ATGACACCTCTGCTTGAACTCAATGCCATCAGCAAACAATTTGGCCAGCACCGGGTGCTGGACGGGGTCAGCCTCACCGTGAACCCCGGCGAGGTGATCGTCATCCTGGGGCCGAGCGGCTGCGGCAAGAGCACCCTGCTGCGCACCCTCAACGGCCTCGAGTCCATCGGGAGCGGCGAGATCCGCTTCGACGGCGAGGCTCTCGATACCCACACCGACTGGCAGCGGCTGCGCCAGCGCATCGGCATGGTGTTCCAGAGCTATCACCTCTTCCCGAATCTGACCGTGCAGGAGAACGTATTGCTCGGGCCCCTCCGGGTGCAGAGGCGGGAACGGGCCGAGGCCCTGCTGCAGGTGGAGCAACTGCTGAACCGAGTGGGCCTGTGGGAGAAGCGCCACGCCTATCCGCGCGAGCTCTCCGGCGGCCAGCAGCAGCGCATCGCCATAGTTCGGGCCCTGTGCATGAACCCTCAGGTGATGCTGTTCGACGAGGTCACCGCCGCCCTGGATCCCGAGATGGTGCAGGAGGTGCTGGCGGTCATCCGGGATCTCGCCGGCAGCGGCATGACCCTGCTCATCGTCACCCACGAGCTGGCGTTCGCCCGGGCGGTGGCGGATCGCATCGTCTTCATGGACGGCGGCCACATCCTGGAGCAGGCCGCCCCCCAGCAATTCTTCGAGAATCCGAGGAGCCAGCGTGCCCGCCAGTTCCTCGACAAGTTTTCTTATACCCATGTCATCAAGCGAAAGGAGTCAGCATGA
- a CDS encoding prolyl oligopeptidase family serine peptidase, with protein MRSIVSLLALSLLAGCSGQSDPTQEDAMSGKARLHYPVTRQSDQVDHYFGQAVADPYRWLEDDRSPETEAWVKAQNAVTQDYLARIPFREAIKNKLAASWNYAKEGAPFREGRYHYFFKNDGLQNQNVLWRQAPGKPAEVFLDPNTLSTDGTTALDQLSFSRDGKRLAYSLSLAGSDWREIHLMDVESKQPLEAPLKDVKFSGISWLGNEGFFYSSYDKPDGSELSAKTDQHKVYFHRLGTAQEDDRLVFGAIPAQKHRYVGASVTEDDRYLLISAANSTSGNRLYVKDLTQDNAPLLTVQGELDADVSLVDNKGSTLYLQTNRGAPNGRLVTVDASNPGPQQWRDLIPERPQVLTVHSGAGYLFAEYMVDATARVEQFDHDGNKVRDIALPGPGSVSGFNGKHDDPEIYFGFENYAQPPTLYRLAPRSGDISLYRASAAPFNPADYVSEQRFYQSKDGTRVPLIISYRKGLKLDGSNPAILYGYGGFDVSLTPSFSVSVASWLDLGGIYAVANLRGGGEYGQAWHLAGTQMNKQNVFDDFIAAAEYLKAEGYTSTDKLAVRGGSNGGLLVGAVMTQRPDLMRVALPAVGVLDMLRYHTFTAGAGWAYDYGTSADSEAMFTYLKGYSPLHNLRKGVSYPSTLVTTADHDDRVVPAHSFKFAATLQADNEGPHPQLIRIESNAGHGAGTPVTKLIEQSADLYAFTLYEMGYRQLPLQP; from the coding sequence ATGCGATCCATCGTCAGTCTGCTGGCCCTGTCACTGCTCGCCGGTTGCAGTGGCCAGTCTGACCCCACTCAAGAGGATGCCATGTCAGGGAAAGCGCGCCTTCACTACCCCGTCACCCGCCAGAGCGATCAGGTGGATCACTATTTCGGTCAGGCCGTGGCCGACCCCTATCGCTGGCTGGAGGATGACCGCAGCCCCGAGACCGAGGCCTGGGTCAAGGCCCAGAACGCGGTGACCCAGGACTATCTGGCCCGGATCCCGTTTCGGGAGGCGATAAAGAACAAGCTCGCCGCCTCCTGGAACTATGCCAAGGAGGGGGCGCCGTTTCGTGAGGGGCGCTACCACTACTTCTTCAAGAACGATGGCCTGCAGAACCAGAACGTCTTGTGGCGCCAGGCACCGGGCAAGCCCGCCGAGGTATTCCTCGATCCCAATACCCTCAGCACCGACGGCACCACGGCGCTGGATCAGCTGAGCTTCTCCCGGGATGGCAAGCGGCTGGCCTACTCCCTGTCACTCGCCGGCAGCGACTGGCGCGAGATCCACCTGATGGACGTGGAGAGCAAGCAGCCCCTGGAGGCGCCCCTCAAGGACGTGAAGTTCAGCGGAATCAGCTGGCTTGGCAACGAGGGCTTCTTCTATTCGAGCTATGACAAGCCGGACGGCAGCGAGCTGTCGGCCAAAACGGATCAGCACAAGGTCTACTTCCATCGCCTCGGCACGGCCCAGGAAGATGATCGGCTGGTGTTTGGCGCCATCCCGGCCCAAAAGCACCGCTACGTGGGGGCCAGCGTCACCGAGGATGACCGCTACCTGCTCATCTCGGCGGCGAACTCCACCTCGGGCAATCGCCTCTATGTGAAGGATCTGACCCAGGACAATGCCCCGCTCCTGACCGTGCAGGGGGAGCTGGATGCGGATGTGAGCCTGGTGGACAACAAGGGCAGCACGCTTTATCTGCAGACCAACCGCGGCGCCCCCAATGGCCGGCTGGTGACGGTGGATGCGAGCAACCCGGGACCCCAACAGTGGCGTGACCTCATCCCCGAGCGGCCCCAGGTGCTGACGGTGCACAGCGGCGCCGGCTATCTCTTTGCGGAATATATGGTGGATGCCACTGCCCGGGTCGAGCAGTTCGACCATGACGGCAACAAGGTGCGGGATATTGCACTGCCTGGCCCCGGTAGCGTCAGCGGTTTCAACGGCAAGCACGATGACCCGGAGATCTACTTCGGCTTCGAGAACTATGCCCAGCCGCCGACCCTCTACCGACTGGCCCCCAGGAGCGGTGACATCAGCCTCTACCGCGCCTCGGCGGCGCCGTTCAATCCCGCGGATTATGTCTCGGAGCAGCGTTTCTACCAGAGCAAGGATGGCACCCGGGTGCCGCTCATCATCAGTTATCGCAAGGGGCTCAAACTCGACGGTAGCAACCCCGCCATCCTCTATGGCTACGGCGGTTTCGATGTGAGCCTGACTCCGAGCTTCAGCGTCTCGGTGGCGAGCTGGCTGGACCTGGGGGGTATCTACGCGGTGGCGAACCTGCGCGGTGGCGGCGAGTACGGTCAGGCCTGGCATCTGGCGGGCACCCAGATGAACAAGCAGAACGTGTTCGACGACTTCATCGCGGCGGCCGAATACCTGAAGGCCGAGGGCTACACCAGTACCGACAAGCTGGCGGTGCGTGGCGGCTCCAACGGTGGCCTGCTGGTGGGCGCCGTCATGACCCAGCGCCCGGATCTGATGCGGGTCGCCCTGCCGGCGGTGGGGGTGCTCGATATGCTGCGCTACCACACCTTCACCGCCGGGGCGGGTTGGGCCTATGACTACGGCACCAGCGCCGACAGCGAGGCCATGTTCACGTACCTGAAGGGCTACTCCCCCCTGCACAATCTGCGCAAGGGGGTGAGTTATCCCTCGACCCTGGTGACCACGGCGGATCACGACGATCGTGTGGTGCCGGCCCACTCCTTCAAGTTCGCCGCCACCTTGCAGGCGGACAACGAGGGCCCTCACCCCCAGCTCATTCGCATCGAGAGCAATGCGGGGCACGGGGCGGGCACGCCGGTCACCAAGCTCATCGAGCAGAGCGCGGATCTCTATGCCTTCACTCTCTATGAGATGGGTTACCGGCAGCTGCCGTTGCAACCCTGA
- a CDS encoding sugar O-acetyltransferase: MASDWDDILAGGPLTQTEEIAGDRIRGQALLARFNATPAGDHDARQTLCRELFATCPDTCWISSPFTCEFGRNIHIGEKTFFNFNVTILDVGEVHIGNNVLLAPNVQIYTATHSLNHLERRNWTAYNKPVHIGDDCWIGGGAIICPGVTIGARSIIGAGAVVTRDIPADSLAVGNPAKVIRTLNPDEPRDLELTS; this comes from the coding sequence ATGGCAAGCGACTGGGACGATATTCTGGCGGGTGGCCCCCTCACCCAGACCGAGGAGATAGCGGGCGATCGCATTCGCGGCCAGGCCCTGCTGGCCAGGTTCAACGCCACCCCGGCAGGGGATCACGACGCCAGGCAGACGCTCTGCCGCGAACTGTTCGCCACCTGCCCGGATACCTGCTGGATCAGCTCCCCCTTCACCTGCGAGTTTGGCCGCAACATCCACATCGGCGAGAAGACCTTCTTCAACTTCAACGTCACCATCCTCGACGTGGGCGAAGTACACATAGGCAACAACGTCTTGCTGGCCCCCAATGTGCAGATCTACACCGCCACCCACAGCCTGAACCACCTGGAGCGCCGCAACTGGACCGCCTACAACAAGCCGGTCCACATCGGCGATGACTGCTGGATTGGCGGCGGCGCCATCATCTGCCCCGGCGTCACCATAGGGGCGCGCTCCATCATCGGAGCCGGCGCCGTGGTCACCCGCGACATCCCGGCCGATTCCCTCGCCGTCGGCAACCCGGCCAAAGTCATTCGCACCTTGAACCCGGACGAGCCGCGAGATCTGGAACTGACATCATGA
- a CDS encoding GGDEF domain-containing protein produces the protein MFASFIIAFIVSSWLSYLYVRTIFNAHAKFDFDVVEYLYFDMAAFDLDSLLHGNDIKDVDAYKDQNIFFKKYANEKGNYQYFVYNNNNDSGELESNRVLHIREAQWLAPYGMLLNSSLVSSIYLITNDYKIIGLTEQQLSVPVHLHPLDKDVKKTEYWESFSACFNPDPGSECSTNPYVTNQYTDMLSKDDIITLLFPYKLNNQFFGVIGFDIRTKILFERFFDTKDVIKPTSFKITDMNVACNGYTICFNKEISLLDSRHFTLFWEYNYVDFIQAIVSTHRFIYTFQVMLVLMSFIYFLITLWGDSQSRDGLTGVYSRKAIYNVKRHGRYSYVLMMDIDNFKAINDTYGHDIGDKVLVAFANHLRKHTRSDDLLCRWGGEEFVVMYRTGADENCMLDIVRRLWSSPVTILDSTLNITFSGGLVRMGKDISSSINVADRLLYQVKRNGKNNVMLEINGEHSLLMAKSLAGPPACTGSSMVCTEPLLCHGYGHSG, from the coding sequence ATGTTCGCTAGTTTTATCATAGCGTTCATTGTATCTTCTTGGTTATCTTATTTATATGTGAGAACCATATTTAATGCCCATGCGAAATTCGACTTTGATGTTGTTGAATATTTGTACTTTGATATGGCAGCATTCGATCTCGACTCTCTGTTACATGGGAATGATATAAAAGATGTTGATGCATATAAAGATCAGAACATTTTCTTTAAAAAATATGCTAACGAAAAAGGTAATTACCAGTATTTCGTCTATAACAATAACAATGACAGTGGCGAGTTGGAGTCTAATCGGGTGCTGCATATAAGGGAGGCGCAATGGCTCGCACCATATGGGATGTTATTGAATAGCAGCCTTGTCAGCAGTATTTACTTGATTACCAATGACTACAAGATCATTGGATTGACAGAGCAGCAACTTTCAGTCCCGGTCCATCTTCATCCATTGGATAAAGATGTCAAAAAAACTGAGTATTGGGAAAGTTTTAGTGCATGTTTCAATCCAGACCCTGGCTCAGAGTGCAGCACCAATCCCTATGTGACAAACCAGTATACTGACATGTTATCAAAAGATGACATTATTACATTATTGTTCCCCTACAAATTAAACAACCAGTTTTTCGGGGTTATTGGCTTTGATATAAGGACCAAGATCCTCTTTGAACGTTTTTTTGACACCAAAGATGTTATTAAACCGACAAGTTTCAAAATTACGGATATGAATGTAGCCTGTAATGGATACACAATCTGTTTCAATAAAGAAATATCATTGCTGGATTCAAGGCATTTCACTCTGTTCTGGGAGTACAATTATGTTGATTTTATACAAGCTATTGTATCAACCCATCGATTCATTTATACATTCCAGGTTATGCTGGTTTTGATGTCATTTATTTATTTCCTTATAACTCTCTGGGGTGACAGTCAGTCCCGAGATGGCTTGACTGGGGTTTATAGCCGTAAGGCTATTTATAATGTAAAACGCCATGGACGATATTCATATGTTCTGATGATGGACATAGACAACTTCAAGGCAATCAATGATACCTACGGTCATGATATTGGCGACAAAGTACTGGTTGCATTCGCTAATCATCTCAGGAAACACACCAGAAGTGATGATCTCTTGTGCCGTTGGGGAGGGGAAGAGTTCGTGGTGATGTATCGTACGGGGGCAGATGAAAACTGCATGCTGGATATTGTCAGGCGACTGTGGTCTTCGCCCGTGACGATCCTGGATTCTACTCTGAATATCACGTTTTCCGGTGGTCTGGTCAGAATGGGCAAAGATATTTCCAGTAGTATCAATGTCGCCGATCGGCTGCTTTATCAGGTGAAGCGAAACGGCAAGAACAACGTCATGCTGGAGATCAATGGTGAGCATTCGCTATTGATGGCCAAATCCCTCGCAGGGCCACCGGCCTGTACAGGCAGCAGCATGGTTTGTACAGAGCCCCTCCTTTGTCATGGATATGGCCATAGCGGCTAG
- a CDS encoding DUF1294 domain-containing protein, which translates to MIWLALLPLLWGSWLGMVDANWWPLALITTMSLLTALAYAHDKRQAVRGGWRVPEARLHLLELLGGWPGALLARHWLRHKTQKGSYRRVFWAIVWGQLILLGIWVSRPLWLT; encoded by the coding sequence ATGATCTGGCTCGCCCTTCTGCCCCTGCTGTGGGGCAGCTGGCTCGGTATGGTGGACGCCAACTGGTGGCCACTCGCCCTCATCACCACCATGAGCTTGTTGACTGCCCTGGCCTACGCCCACGACAAGCGCCAGGCGGTGCGCGGCGGTTGGCGTGTGCCGGAAGCCCGTCTGCATCTGCTGGAACTGCTCGGTGGCTGGCCCGGCGCCCTGCTCGCCCGCCACTGGCTGCGACACAAGACCCAGAAAGGAAGCTACCGGCGGGTGTTCTGGGCCATCGTCTGGGGTCAGCTGATACTGCTCGGGATCTGGGTGAGCCGCCCGCTCTGGCTGACCTGA
- a CDS encoding threonine synthase yields MPYSYLSHLRCSKTGEIHDADQPQQLSRVGAPLLASYDLDALKKAWHPAALLGRPASLWRYHELLPVRDPAQVVTLGEGFTPLLPLPTLGKQIGIPDLWMKDESIIPTGSFKARGAAVGLSRARELGIAHFAMPTNGNAGAAWALYGARAGLRSTIVMPQAAPAITRLETSLAGARLYLVDGLISDAGRQVAQAVAEQSLFDASTLKEPYRIEGKKTMGLEIAEQLGWTLPDAILYPTGGGVGLIGIYKALRELQELGWVQGPLPRLVAVQSSGCAPIVQAWQQGASESTFWPDSQTLAFGINVPKALGDFLVLDALYRTEGCAIAVDDRAIQSEIRQLAAQEGSFVCPEGAAAFAAARQLRESGWIKGGERVVVLNTGAGIKYPDAITVVPQRLRRDGRIPT; encoded by the coding sequence ATGCCCTATAGCTATCTCTCACATCTGCGTTGCAGCAAGACAGGCGAAATCCATGATGCCGACCAGCCCCAGCAACTGAGCCGGGTCGGGGCCCCGCTGCTCGCCAGCTACGATCTCGATGCCCTGAAAAAGGCCTGGCACCCGGCCGCCCTGCTCGGCCGCCCCGCCAGCCTGTGGCGCTACCACGAGCTGCTGCCGGTGCGCGATCCCGCCCAGGTAGTAACCCTGGGGGAGGGCTTCACTCCTCTGCTGCCCCTGCCGACCCTCGGCAAGCAAATCGGCATCCCGGATCTCTGGATGAAGGATGAGAGCATCATCCCCACCGGCTCCTTCAAGGCCCGCGGCGCCGCGGTCGGCCTCTCCCGTGCCCGCGAGCTCGGCATCGCCCATTTCGCCATGCCCACCAACGGCAACGCCGGCGCGGCCTGGGCCCTGTACGGTGCCCGCGCCGGCCTGCGCAGCACCATCGTCATGCCCCAGGCGGCCCCCGCCATTACCAGGCTGGAGACCTCGCTGGCCGGTGCCCGCCTCTATCTGGTGGATGGCCTCATCAGCGACGCCGGCCGCCAGGTGGCCCAGGCGGTGGCGGAACAGTCCCTGTTCGACGCCTCCACCCTGAAGGAGCCCTATCGCATCGAGGGCAAGAAGACCATGGGGCTGGAGATCGCCGAGCAGCTCGGCTGGACCCTGCCGGATGCCATCCTCTACCCCACCGGTGGCGGCGTCGGCCTCATCGGCATCTACAAGGCGCTGCGGGAATTGCAGGAGCTGGGCTGGGTTCAGGGCCCCCTCCCCCGACTGGTGGCGGTGCAATCGAGCGGCTGCGCCCCCATCGTCCAGGCTTGGCAGCAGGGAGCGTCAGAATCGACCTTCTGGCCCGACTCCCAGACCCTGGCCTTTGGCATCAATGTGCCCAAGGCACTAGGGGACTTTCTGGTGCTCGACGCCCTCTATCGCACCGAGGGTTGCGCCATCGCGGTGGACGACAGAGCCATCCAGAGCGAGATCCGCCAGCTCGCCGCCCAGGAGGGCAGCTTCGTCTGCCCGGAGGGGGCCGCCGCCTTCGCCGCCGCCCGCCAGCTGCGGGAATCGGGCTGGATAAAAGGAGGGGAGCGGGTGGTGGTGCTCAACACCGGCGCCGGTATCAAGTACCCGGACGCCATTACCGTGGTGCCCCAGCGGCTGCGCCGTGACGGGAGGATCCCCACATGA
- a CDS encoding amino acid ABC transporter permease — protein sequence MTTPVSELLGQALPLLIVGAGQTLAISLLAILFATLGGLGYGVLAQQESRLTQGVLRVYLELFRVVPVLVWLYLFFFGLPIVFGLDIPAFWCAVLVLSLWGASEVGEVVRGGLRSLARGQQEAGLALGLSRWQLYRYVLLPQALQRLTPPTINIHTRIIKTSSLAVLIGVVEMIKVGQQIIERTYASVLIYGLLFLFFFLVCYPLSLASRRLEQKWGNAV from the coding sequence GTGACCACTCCGGTTTCTGAGTTGCTGGGCCAGGCCCTGCCTCTGCTCATCGTCGGCGCGGGCCAGACCCTCGCCATCTCGTTGCTCGCCATCCTGTTCGCCACCCTGGGTGGCCTGGGTTACGGCGTGCTGGCCCAGCAGGAGAGTCGGCTGACCCAGGGCGTACTACGGGTCTATCTGGAACTGTTTCGGGTGGTGCCCGTGCTGGTGTGGCTCTATCTGTTCTTCTTCGGGCTACCCATCGTCTTCGGCCTCGATATCCCGGCCTTCTGGTGCGCCGTGCTGGTGCTCTCCCTCTGGGGGGCGAGCGAGGTGGGGGAAGTGGTGCGCGGCGGTCTGAGATCTCTCGCCCGTGGTCAGCAGGAGGCCGGACTGGCCCTTGGCCTCTCCCGCTGGCAGCTCTATCGCTACGTTTTGCTGCCCCAGGCGTTGCAACGGCTGACGCCGCCGACCATCAACATTCACACCCGTATCATCAAGACCAGCTCGCTGGCGGTGCTGATCGGGGTGGTGGAGATGATCAAGGTGGGCCAGCAGATCATCGAGCGCACCTATGCCTCCGTGCTCATCTACGGCCTGCTGTTCCTGTTCTTCTTTTTGGTCTGCTATCCGCTCTCGCTCGCCTCGCGCCGGCTGGAGCAAAAATGGGGTAATGCGGTATGA
- a CDS encoding amino acid ABC transporter permease, translating to MTFDWAFVVSTLPAFGKSVWVTLQLGAIVIVTALAVALINVALLGLHKLWLNGVIRGYVELARNTPLLIQLFFLYFGLPALGLSLSGFTTAVIAMTFLGGGYLTEALRAGVQAVPPSQLEAGQAIGLSRWQLLRHVQLPQAWLASLPALFANFIFLLKETTVASAVAVPELLYTTKNYIALYYKTYEMLAVLTLMCVLIFLPLSLALRALERRLQHGQFGH from the coding sequence ATGACCTTCGACTGGGCCTTTGTCGTCTCCACCCTGCCTGCCTTTGGCAAATCGGTCTGGGTCACCTTGCAACTCGGCGCCATCGTCATCGTCACCGCCCTCGCGGTGGCCCTGATCAACGTGGCGCTGCTCGGCCTGCACAAACTCTGGTTGAACGGGGTGATCCGCGGCTATGTGGAGCTGGCCCGCAACACGCCGCTGCTGATCCAGCTGTTCTTTCTCTACTTCGGGCTGCCTGCGCTCGGGCTCTCCCTCTCCGGCTTCACCACGGCGGTGATCGCCATGACTTTCTTGGGCGGTGGCTACCTCACAGAGGCGCTGCGAGCCGGGGTGCAGGCGGTGCCTCCGAGTCAGCTGGAGGCGGGCCAGGCCATCGGCCTCTCCCGCTGGCAACTGCTGCGCCACGTGCAGTTGCCCCAGGCCTGGCTCGCCAGCCTGCCGGCGCTCTTTGCCAACTTCATCTTCCTGCTCAAAGAGACGACCGTGGCCTCGGCGGTAGCGGTGCCCGAGCTGCTCTACACCACCAAGAACTACATCGCCCTCTACTACAAGACCTACGAGATGCTGGCGGTGCTGACACTGATGTGCGTGCTGATCTTCCTGCCGCTGTCCCTCGCCCTGCGCGCCCTGGAGAGGAGGCTGCAACATGGTCAGTTCGGTCACTGA